The nucleotide window AATGATGATTGATGATAATGAATAATTCCAAAAtcatgaaaattttcaaatcccccaacccaaatttcacattctaaatatgtgattttgataatgtataaagaaaattgctcaatttctaaaaacaaaaacttgatCTCGTTGTCTCAATTCAATTGTAGATGCATGCATGGGTTGATGCTCTCTTGTCTGtctcttatataatttatttaggtTGCTCTGTATATCGCCGCGTGCCTCATTTTCGGGTTTAGATTTGACCAAAAGTTTTATTCTGTGCTATGGGTATGCATTAGGTGAATCTCAATTATTCGCATAATACATGTAGCCTTAGGTCTAGCTTATAGGTATATCATTAAATTCTTTAGGTCGTTTTGTTTTTGTCATAGGTATGCCTCCCGTATAAGATTGGTCATGTATGCTTACTTGTGCTACTAATATATTTTGAGAAATcttcttgttcattttttttttttatcttaaatggAGAATGTCTTGTAAATATctgtataattaaattattcgtGATAGAGCAGAATATGGATATTCACGAGTGGGGTTGAAATCACAATACTCCTCATCCTGTAGTTAcctataattatgtaaaaattattttctattaattttctatatagatgtattatatttttaattttatcattttgaaaaatgggatactatttcttttaataattgtatGATGCTAATgttataaatttgtaattttaaattttcacaaatatttatgatttttttttatcggccacaaatatctttgaatatacCTGTTAGCCATATAAATGTCTCTAGATTAATGGAAACAAGGATAAATACGAAAGAAACATTGTCCATATCCATTCCTTTCATTTGCCATCTTCATGTTTGTTCTGTAGAAGTGGAAGAAAATAATGCCGATTTtgtttcataatatatatattttcaacgttatgattaaaattttattagttatgtatcaaacacacaaaaaatataaaataaaattatggatGTACTTGGTTGTGTTTGGGTGAAAATTTACATCAGTTTTAACATTGTACCACCATTTCCTAATTCCCATTACTGATCTGAATTGATAGAATGCCtcatgaattattatttttctatttgaatacaaaaatgaaatacttccatattttataaattttcaattaaaaaaaatacaagtaaaattttatcttaaaaaaaacttgtggAGACATTCAAAACCTCCACCTAGCCCCGAAGTCAAacctaaaacatttttttttatagctgGTGgacctaaaacaaaatattgctCTTACACGAATAAATAATTCCCACATATctaatctaaacaaaaatatgtaggaacttcaaaataaaaaaaaattcaggttgGGCACCGATACGTATGCCctacacacaaaacatcattttatttcTGCTCTTAGAAGAAAGAATTTTCTTCATCTAAAATAACATAATCATCACTTGACAAGGGAAATGagacacaacttttaaaaacatatatacttAACCctacatacaagaacataattaTTTCCCATATTCAATTGACATGGTGACAATGTGaagtacaaaaaaatattagccGCTTTGTGTGGCTTTGTTTAATCGTCTGACAGATATCATATGCTAGAAAACTAAATGCATCtataaaaggaagtctactctTTAAGTTTAAGGGGTACAAACATGGAAGGTCgttaacaattaaatttaaacgTTTTTGATTTAGTGTGTGTTTACTGTTTAGTTAACTAAGAACAACGTACCAATTCCTAGAGTCGAGGAGGAGTATATTAATAAATCTGATATACTGTAACTTTCAatcaaattgatattttatttcgAAATTCAACATGATTAAGTTGTATTATTAGGCTATCTTAATTAGatgaaaagttaataaaaaaaactaaaattagttaaaaactaaaaaattaatttgttaaaattataaatattcagTAAAATCAACTGtagttgaaaatataaaatataaaatattaatttatttaaaaaggataattaaaatatatatatatatatatatatatatatatatatatatatatatatatattgagaataataatgaaaacatataaaaaattgaaaattaacattttaaaaaatataacataatatttcaaaaagtattaaaagttactaaaaaatttatttatgaaatatttttaagaaaatttcaactaataaaaaaatttaaaattagttgaaatacTTATTGAACAACATGAccttagtgtttttttttttatattatcaactaataagaaattgaattataaaaactaattagaaactactttagaaatatttttttaaatagttattataaaaaatatttttttcatatataataatatatgattgAACGCCACTATAAAAAACTTTACcgtgtatttaaattaaatttttaaattttaacttctgaggaatttattttttgataaaatctaTTAATAGATAGTTAAATTATCTAATATATCTATGTTGTTTGTCTTAAATacaatcataaatttattttggtatATTTTCTTGGTACTTATTCTCCTATAAATCCTTATATTAATAGGAGGACGATTTTTAGGAGGATGAAGTAGAATGatctaaaattatttcttgAAAAACATCCTATTATGTTatgatttttcaattaaaattaaattttcaacttAATAATTGGTACATTAAAAACTAATACATATTACAATTATCAATGAAATTTCACTAAAGTTTgtcctttaaaaattattaactaccATACCTTCAAGTTAACGGAAAAAGACATATCCAAGAAAAGACCCTTTTtcctaaaaagaaagaaagaaaggaaaatacatCCAAATTGGGGGGGTTTCATGTCCCTAACAAGTGGGCACATACAAACCACAACTCCAAACCAAACTTTGTTCTATTTTTACAGTAAAAACAAAATCGAAATCATGTTCCTTTATTCACTTCTTTacatttctttcttctctaaaaTAAATGGTGCGAAATTTGAACCTCTGACTgagcaacaaaaaaagaaggaaaatatttataactttaaCTGAAGGTTGCAGAGACAGAAAACAGGGGTGGCGGTGACAGAGGAAGAACCCTAACTAACATAACCTCTGTCTCCGAAAATGAGTGGTCACATAACGAGAAGGAACAGTGTTCCACACAAACGCCCTCCCTCCTTGTCCAAGAAGCTCGAAAACGGAAGCCTTAGCGAACCTCCCAGCAAGGCTTCTTCTCCGCCACCTCAAGAgtaccttcttcttctctctatcatttcatcttttctttccttttcggTTCCCTCTGGTTTCtgcttttctcttttcaacGATAAAAACGGATCCGTACAAATCCAACTAAAccgttttatttaatttagataCATTAGTTTCTATATGTAGTGTAAGGGATTTAGTTTGTGTTAGCTTAGTTAACTGTTTTAATTGGCGGATATGTTATCCCCCCTTGCATCTAATTAGAAAGATGCGGTCAATTGGAAAAGTTCTGTTggttatttgaattaaagtttttttttttaatggatgtGTAGGTGGGTTGTTGTATCAGTGTTTTGGTTTAATTGTGtttattaattgaattatttaggTTTGATGGGGGAGAAAGGACAGTTAAGAAGCTTCGGTTGTCGAAAGCCCTCACTATATCTGAGGTGACGACGGTTTCTGAAGCGTGCCGTAGAATGGCCGCTCGGCGTGTGGATGCTGTTTTGTTGACTGATTCAAATGTTTTGCTCTCTGGAATCATGACTGACAAGGTGTGTGTTgtatgtgtgtgcgtgtgtgtgtgtgtgtgaaatttTACAAGCTTGTGTGTCTTGTGTTCAGGACATTGCTACTAGAGTTATAGCGGAGGGTTTACGGCCCGAGCAGACAATGGTGTCAAAAGTAATGACTCGGAGTCCTATATTTGTGACATCTGATACGCTAGCCTTAGAAGCTCTTCAGAAGATGGTCCAAGGTTAGCTTCATTCCTACTGTTAATGTCattaatttaatacattttGTGGAACACTTTTACCATGGTTGTCTTGTATGCAAGAAGAGGTCTGGTTACATTGGAGCAGGGATGTACTTGATGTATGTATTTTTGGATATTGGTGCTCATGCTTCATTAAGTTCATCGGATTTCTGATAGGATAAGGCACTGCAGTATTCGCCCTAGGATATGAACTACACAAGATTTCTATTTCCTTGCACTAATAAATGAGTTGTTTGCATTTATATTGCAATTACTTTACTATGCTATTGAACAAGAATGATGCATGGTTAAAGGGTTTGTGACTTGAAACAATGAGGGCCATATtatgtttcttctttgttttagaGTTCCATTTTTTCCCCATTGCTATTTCTGTATCTTTATCTGGTTGATACAAGAGACAAACATATTTTTCTATTAGATTCTGTCTGTTTACATTTTGTACTAATTGAGACAGTCTATAAAATAATGCATTAAATGAGATATGGTTTATTCTTTTTAACTGATAGGTAAATTCAGGCACCTCCCTGTTGTGGAAAATGGTGAAGTCATTGCCATACTGGATATTACCAGATGTCTTTATGATGCCATAACTAGGATGGAGAAGGCTGCTGAGCAGGGCAGTGCCATTGCTGCTGCAGTTGAAGGGGTGGAACGCCACCGTGGTAGCAATGTATCTGGTTGGTTAACAATTATCTTTACATCCACTTCCATGCATATGTCTCTTTAATGTTTATAGTATACCTGCCATTTTTTAGTTCGGAAgttttatgttcttttttatcatttggcATGCTAATTAGCTGAAATGACTGTTTCAGTCAACAAAATTGTTGACTTTATTTATCTTGCGGCTAAAATTAGACACAAAGGATTTGATAGTTAATAGCAAAAACATAGGGTGAAGAGAATTACCAAATGAATGGTCAGTGCATGAACCTTCTATTTGCTTAATTGATCACCTGTGTGGCTAAACATTCCCTAAACTGGAAATAGTTTTGCTAGACAGTCCTCATATTTGTCAACACCCCAAACCTTACCTTGAGGACTTCTTTTCTTGAAATGTAATAATCCGGGCAATGTGTTCTTAGTAAACTATAGTTGGATGACCTACTTCAGAGGTTAACTTCTAAGGTTTTCTAAGTAGACTAGCAGCAAACCAAATACTGTTAATAGAAGTGCATTAAAAATTCTGTTTAGGCATTTAATgtgtcttttaaaatatattgtttatgTTTCTTCAAAACTGATATAAGTGGTTGCCATGTATTTTGAGGTCTCTTTTGTCAGTCGTGCTTCTGTAAATTGTTAGTTTCTTATAGTCTAGCTTTATCAATATTTAAGTGTTTGAAATGGCCatatttcttcttcattttgtaATGATGCTAATTTTCTGTTTCAATTGCTACCATTTTTATCAGCTAGTGCTTTGATAGAAGCATTGAGGGAACGCATGTTCAAGCCTTCCCTGTCAACTCTAATGGGTGAAAATACAAAGTAATTTCcacattatattttcttttatttgtatgTATTGCTGCAAGAAGCTTGTATAATCAGATATAATTGTTTTACAAAGTTCTCTAGCTTTATGTTTCTAGGGTTGCTATTGCATCACCTGCGGATCCTGTCTATGTAGCAGCAAGGAAGATGCGGGACTTGCGTGTTAATTCAGCTGTTATTGTGTCCTTGTCGGGAACCAAGATTCAGGGTATACTCACGTAAGATCTTTTTCAGAGACTTTAATCCCTTCTTTTGGAAGTTGAGGGTATGGAATAATATACCCAATTGCATGTTTTTTTAGCGAAGAACTCTCAAGGTCTGGGGTATAAAGTATTATTCTTTGGTAGGAGCCTGACATTTTATAACTGAAAATAGGGATAACAAAACTTCAAGGGTCTGCTAGCGTCCCTTCCCAAAGCCTTACTCAGTTCATGCCTACCTCACTCTAGCCCtccttcattatttttttcacttcccCTACCTTCTAACAATCCCCTTCCTGGTTTCTCTTCCAATCTGCCACATGGACAGGAGGTAACAATGCTGTCCCATGCTGATTTTCCCATCCGCCCCAATCCTCTGTTACTCATCCCATCCTTCCTAATTTGCACCTTAATCATTGTAAGATGCTTAATGTTTTCTATACTCATGCAGTTCAAAGGACATACTAATGCGTGTTGTGGCTCAAAATCTTTCTCCTGAGTTGACTCTCGTGGAAAAGgttgttatttctttttaatatttgttttttggaAGTGACATGAGTGGAAAGAGGGTCATTGTGAGAGGTCCTTTCTTTTGTTTGGTTCTGATTTTTTGCTAAGTATTCAGAACTGAGTTGATTTTCTacttgattcttccctttctcaCGTAGGTAATGACTCCAAACCCAGATTGTGCATCAGTAGATACAACGATACTGGATTCTCTGCATATGATGCATGATGGGAAATTCTTACATCTTCCTGTGGTAGACAAAGGTGAcatttatttttccaattttgcAGGCAGTCTCCTAAGTCTTATCTTTTTGTACTGACTACTGAGTGCTGACTTTTATTGTTTATGCAGATGGGTATGTAGTGGCTTGCATGGATGTTTTGCAGATAACTCATGCTGCAATCTCCATGGTAAATTTCATGTTTCAGAATTCAGATATATATAAAGGAAGCTATTTCATTATAGTCTTGAAGATGGGAATGTGGAGGGATCTGATTATTTTGCCGTGAGGTGTTCATATATATGGGCTTGTATGTGTTTAGGTAATAGCTGTGTATTATGAAAGGATCAAGCATCATTTCAGTCCCTGGAATTTACTCATCATAACTTTTTCTGAACTTGAAAGGGATTTTACAATCATTCACTACCCCCTGGGGATATCTAAGAATCTCTGAAATATCTTAGGTTGTTTCTCTGtttctatttcttcttttcctaaatGGAAACTGTCAATGTCCATGTCTACAGCCAACTGTGCTGTCTCAGTGCATATTCAATTTAGTCAAAGGAATATTGCCTTTTAGATTTTGTGATAGTAGTATTAATATTTTCCATCTGTTTGGTAGATTTCCAtacatatttgataaatttgattGTTATTTCTCTAAATAAGCGGAATGTTGTACCTGGGTAGACTTGTAGATTTAGTGGATTAGTTCTGTTGTCCTGCTTACACTCCCTCCTCGCTTCACAATTGTAATGCTTTTATAACTGGTGGGGCGTGCACAATAACAATGCAGTCTATTATCTTGTCTAGTAAGGATCATGTACTTTGTATCAACAGATGATAGTGTTGTACGGATACCAATTTCTGATTACTAAAATGTGCTTTGTAGGTTGAGAGTAGCTCTGGAGCTGTTAATGATGTGGCAAATACAATTATGCAAAAATTTTGGGACTCAGCTTTTAATCTAGAACCACCGGAAGATTCTGATACTCATAGGTAATCTGGTTGTGCAGACATTTAAACACAAGCTTTGTTTTGTTCTGATCCTTGATCGGCCTGTATGATGTATTGATGTTCTATTGCAGTGAAATTTCTGGGCTAATGACATCAGATGGGGCTGATACATCGAAGTCTGCATATCAATCTGTAGGTTTTGGAAATTCATTTGCCTTCAAATTTAAAGATCTCAGTGGCCGTGTGCATCGATTCAACTGTGGTGAGTGGCTTGTCTTTGGTAAAGCATTATGAAGATTTAGgaatcctttttttcttcttgtcttAGCCACAAACATAGTGTGTATTGATATCTGACCCTGGGCCACGTAATTGTTATCATCTTCCGGTCTTCCCTACCCCCTTTGATTCTTATAAGAACTTACAAGTATTGTGTTGCTGTTTTTTTTAGGTACTGAACATATAGATGAGCTAGTTTCTACAATCATGCAGAGACTTGATGTGAATGATGTGGAACGCCCTATGATTTTGGTGTGTTTCATTCTACTTCAATTTATTTTGCCTTTTGAGAGAATATTGTATGTCTTTATTATCATGTTGACTTTTTCCTCCTTTTTAGTATGAGGATGATGAAGGTGATAAAATTGTTCTTGCAACTGATAGTGATCTTGTTTCTGCCGTCAGCTATGCTACATCTGCAGGAATGAAGGTGAAGATATTTGCTTCTACTAGCTTTTTCATAACATTTCAATTTGCTCCATACAGTCTAATATAAAGCACTTCGTATTTCAGGCTTTGAAGTTGCATTTGGATTTTGGGAGTTCAACGAAAGCAACAACTCCAAAATCTTGTACAGCCACTAGACAGAAAACTAGTGCTTTGTCTATGCGCTCTAGTATTTTTGCAAGTGCAATTGTTATAACAAGCATTGGCATGCTGGTTTACTTAAAGCGCTCCAAACAGTGATGTGTTGCCAGTTTGGTGAGACAAAAAAAGCAATAATCGCTCTGTATGAGTTCAAGAGCACTATTGCCTTTTAAAGGCTCATTGCAATTAAGAAAATCTTGGATAATGAAATAGGCGAATGACATGAGGTGCTTCTTAAAATTGAGTCTTTTTGTTGAGGTTATTTTTTTCCTCCATTGTCAAGCCAAGGTGATTAGTTAAGATAGCCACGTATATTTTTGTCTCTGATGTAATTGCAATCAGTAATCCCTCGTCCTTCGTAGTGGGAACATATATGTctcggcctatatatatgtcaaGGGTTTTAAAATGTATAGATAATGTCTCGGCATAATATATGTTAAAGGGTTCTAGTTTAGTTGATTGGGTAggatatgaattattataaagtttttcatattatctttcatttctacgaataaaaaaagaaaatgttaaggTTCTTCGTTGTTGCTTCTACTGGGTTACTTGCACTTATGTCACGAAAATTCAGATAAAACTTGCAATGAACTTCCACGTTCCATCACCATATAATGTCTGCAAATTTTGCTGCCACCTTCCCTGGTCCCACCACGATGTTTGCACCTGGTTGTGGACTACTGATGGTTTTTTTCCCTTGTTTACATTCATTTTTACCCTGTCACACAAAATGTTTTTGacattttgtttctaatttttcGTTACTCTGTTATGCTCCATAGGAAATTTATTCAATGCTGAAATTTATGTCTAGTATTTCGAGATAGtccatgaattatttttaaaaaggaatGCTAGCAACATTCTGacactttttataaaaaaagaaattctctATATGATTagatgaaatttattgaaaattatcacCTTTGGTGGGTCACATGTCTCAATGACTCTATCCTGATTTAGAAATGAgatcaacaaaaattaataattttcaataaattatagtCAATCCTAaagagaattttaaaaaaggaatgTTAAAGAAAGTGTTGTTAgcctttatctttcaaaaaTGTTTATTGCAGCAtacttttttgtatttaaatcatacattttaaataattctgGGAGCAAATTAAAACTTCACTGAGGTATTTTTAAATACACCAAAGATATTGCTATTCACACTGTCCTATTTTGCAATTTATTTGatgaaaatacttttaattcaagctattttttattgtgtatttTGTGAGCAGAAATTGGTTTTTGTGAAaggtatttttataaaagaaaatattaaaattttttcaggcggtgcaaatagcaaccccTACATGAAATTGTAAAGGCACATCTTTGGGCAAAAAAGTGCCCACAGCCCAAAAATGTatactaatttaattattgaaatgattatattttgttgCCTTCTATTGTTAGCGTTAGATACAATGCAAGCTGATAATGGGACCATGCCACCTGTCTCCGAAGCTCTTCTTCCGTTATTATAAAACTCGCTCCTTCACTCTCTCTCGAACTAGCTCACACAAACAATGATCTCTATCTCTAACACTCTATATATCATTCATAGTTGTAGTCTTGTAGATGTGTGTTCCGTCACTATATGAAAAAGGCTAATTGCCAAGGATATTTACCCATGGATTCAAATTGGTCGTAGTTGGTAATATTTTAACTTTACCTATGGATATGGAAAGAGATATAAGGTTGATCCAGTGAttgagaaaaagagaaggaagtgGGGAAGGTTGGTCCCCCAGCTAACATTtttaacaaaactaataaacaaatatttattgataacaaAACCTATGGATATTTACCTACGGATTATGAATTCAaggtatattttaattaccGACGGATAAATATTTGGCGACTAGTGTTCATTTTGAGCTTTCAAATGCAAACTAAACTTGTTTCCATTGCATGTCATGTATTATGCAGCTGTAGTTCGTGTGGTTATGAGCTGAACTTGAACTCCAGCAACCGCAACACTTGTTCTCTGATTGACTCGAAGTCCATAAAGAGAGGCatcatctccttcttctctgTGGATGAGAGCAGGTTCACTCAGATCCAACAACTTCACTGGCCTTCTTGGATACCCTTTTTCAACTCCAAGCGCCAAAGAACCAAGCTCCTTTGCCGCAGCTGTGGGAACCATCTTGGCTATGCTTACACTTCGCCCTCTCAATCCTGGGATGGCATCTCTGATGATTCCAGAATCTATGATATCAAACTAACCTCTTTGTTACCTTCCTTCTGTGAGGAACCAAGTCAAAGGTTAGAGTGCATCTCTTCAACTCTGGTGTTCTAATTCTGAAAGGGATAGAAAGATTCATCAGtttcttgtttgtttgaatGTGAATTAATGTATTCTACTTTTTGATCATTATGAGGATATTTTCTccacagttttttttattctgttttGTGCTTAGTTGATCATACAACTCTTGTGTACTCTGTTTAGCTTTATTGTGTATTGTACAATCTCCTAGTTATTTACAATTTTGAACTTGGAACAATCTCAACGGATAGACTCCTCAAAGTGCAGCAGTAATGAACTTTCAAATCTTCAccttttgattaatttatgCAAATAATCTTCATTTCCCGTTATTTTCTCTAAAGGCCTTGAATTGATTAGTCTCTCCTATAATCACTTTGAATTGGGCATCATGGTATATTAACTTAATATGCTGGTAATTACGACATTGCAGCAGAATACATTTACTCTTGCTGTAGAACTTTGTCTATAAGATTTTAATGAAGgaacaaaacaagaaagatTTCATTCATTCTATGCCACTAAAAATTTTAGTCCCCCAGTGGATGTTACCATTGACAAGTATCTTCCCTCAAGTCAATTCAGACACAAGGacatgaaaaagaaatcaagaatCGTGTGTTACAATaagcataaaattatatttaaaccaatatatatacatatgtccAATTCATTATACTCTTTTTACTCAACCCAATTTATGTCCAACTGTTTTAGTTCGGTAAGCCAATTTTGTGGATCTTGAGAAACAGTGGGTCTAGATGGTGTCTTGATCTCACTATCTACATCAGGTGATGCTACATCATCATCAACTTTCTTATCCTTGGCAAGGTTGTCTTGTCTGCTTCGTTGCCGCCTCACCTTGAGGGACAGAAG belongs to Glycine soja cultivar W05 chromosome 5, ASM419377v2, whole genome shotgun sequence and includes:
- the LOC114413261 gene encoding CBS domain-containing protein CBSCBSPB3-like; translated protein: MSGHITRRNSVPHKRPPSLSKKLENGSLSEPPSKASSPPPQEFDGGERTVKKLRLSKALTISEVTTVSEACRRMAARRVDAVLLTDSNVLLSGIMTDKDIATRVIAEGLRPEQTMVSKVMTRSPIFVTSDTLALEALQKMVQGKFRHLPVVENGEVIAILDITRCLYDAITRMEKAAEQGSAIAAAVEGVERHRGSNVSASALIEALRERMFKPSLSTLMGENTKVAIASPADPVYVAARKMRDLRVNSAVIVSLSGTKIQGILTSKDILMRVVAQNLSPELTLVEKVMTPNPDCASVDTTILDSLHMMHDGKFLHLPVVDKDGYVVACMDVLQITHAAISMVESSSGAVNDVANTIMQKFWDSAFNLEPPEDSDTHSEISGLMTSDGADTSKSAYQSVGFGNSFAFKFKDLSGRVHRFNCGTEHIDELVSTIMQRLDVNDVERPMILYEDDEGDKIVLATDSDLVSAVSYATSAGMKALKLHLDFGSSTKATTPKSCTATRQKTSALSMRSSIFASAIVITSIGMLVYLKRSKQ
- the LOC114413263 gene encoding uncharacterized protein At4g08330, chloroplastic-like gives rise to the protein MDIYLRIMNSSCSSCGYELNLNSSNRNTCSLIDSKSIKRGIISFFSVDESRFTQIQQLHWPSWIPFFNSKRQRTKLLCRSCGNHLGYAYTSPSQSWDGISDDSRIYDIKLTSLLPSFCEEPSQRLECISSTLVF